In the Phaseolus vulgaris cultivar G19833 chromosome 7, P. vulgaris v2.0, whole genome shotgun sequence genome, one interval contains:
- the LOC137828995 gene encoding amine oxidase [copper-containing] alpha 2, peroxisomal-like — protein sequence MKLLVFLFLITLFISYTTSASTFKHPLDPLTPSELKLVRSTVQKTYKASSPTLTFQYIGLDEPEKALVLSWQSSNAKTKAPPRRALVIARFKNQTLEITVNLSKRSIVSTKVYTGHGFPMTTFDEQDFVVELLFKYTPFIESVHKRGLNISHVVCSVSSVGWYGEIKSKRTLKLQCFYSQGSSNLFARPLEGITVVADLDQRKIVEYFDRANIPVPKAEGTEFVASKQKPPFGPTLTGAAFVQPNGPGFKIDGHSISWANWEFHVGYDIRAGPMISLASIYDLQQQRYRRVLYRGYISEFFVPYMDPTANWYFKTFLDSGEFGFGQSMVSLDPLADCPANAAFLDAYFAGEDGLPVKIDNAICIFEKYAGDIMWRHTETELIDKEIREVRPDVSLVVRTVSTVGNYDYIIDWEFKPSGSIKMGVGLTGILGIKGTSYTHVDQIKEDVFGTLLADNTIGVHHDHYLTYHLDLDIDGEANSFMKTNLESVRVTDDNSPRKSYWTVVRETAKTEGDARIKLGLKASELAIVNPNKKTKAGNKMGYRLFPGTVAHPLLLSDDYPQIRGAFINYNVFVTPYNKSEKWAGGLYADQSRGEDTLAVWSLRNRSIENKDIVLWHTVGIHHVPCQEDYPIMPTLSGGFEIRPTNFFEINPVLKAKTPKPVRLPKCNSQP from the exons ATGAAGCTGCTAGTGTTCTTATTTCTCATAACTCTGTTCATCTCTTACACCACTTCAGCATCAACATTTAAACACCCCTTAGACCCTTTAACTCCATCTGAGTTGAAGCTGGTTAGAAGCACAGTCCAAAAAACATATAAAGCTTCATCTCCCACACTAACCTTTCAATACATTGGGTTGGACGAGCCAGAGAAAGCATTAGTCCTATCATGGCAATCTTCAAACGCCAAAACCAAAGCCCCACCTCGTCGTGCTTTAGTCATTGCCCGTTTCAAAAACCAAACCCTTGAGATCACTGTTAACTTGTCCAAACGCTCCATTGTCTCCACCAAAGTGTACACTGGCCATGGCTTCCCCATGACGACGTTTGATGAGCAAGACTTTGTTGTGGAGCTTCTTTTCAAGTATACACCCTTCATCGAGTCAGTGCACAAAAGGGGCCTTAATATATCCCATGTTGTGTGCTCAGTATCCTCGGTTGGTTGGTATGGGGAGATAAAGAGCAAACGCACATTGAAGCTTCAGTGCTTTTACTCACAAGGGTCTTCTAACTTGTTTGCAAGACCGTTGGAGGGTATTACAGTGGTTGCTGATCTTGATCAGAGAAAGATAGTTGAATATTTTGACAGGGCTAATATTCCTGTGCCCAAGGCTGAGGGCACTGAGTTCGTAGCTTCAAAGCAAAAGCCACCATTTGGACCAACGTTGACAGGAGCAGCTTTTGTGCAACCAAACGGACCAGGATTCAAGATCGATGGCCACTCTATCAG TTGGGCAAACTGGGAGTTCCATGTGGGATATGATATTCGAGCTGGGCCAATGATTTCCCTGGCATCCATTTATGATCTTCAACAGCAAAGGTATCGCCGAGTGTTATACAGAGGATACATATCAGAGTTCTTTGTGCCATATATGGACCCAACTGCAAATTGGTACTTCAAGACCTTTCTTGACAGTGGTGAATTCGGCTTTGGCCAATCCATGGTGTCACTTGACCCTTTGGCTGATTGCCCAGCCAATGCTGCGTTTTTGGATGCATATTTTGCAGGAGAAGATGGTCTACCAGTCAAAATAGATAATGCAATTTGTATTTTTGAGAAGTATGCTGGGGACATCATGTGGCGCCACACAGAAACAGAACTCATTGATAAGGAG ATAAGGGAGGTTAGGCCTGATGTGAGCCTAGTGGTGAGAACTGTCTCAACTGTGGGCAACTATGATTATATCATAGATTGGGAGTTTAAGCCAAGTGGTTCCATAAAAATGGGG GTTGGTCTGACAGGAATTTTGGGTATCAAAGGAACATCATACACCCATGTGGATCAGATTAAGGAGGATGTCTTTGGCACATTGCTGGCAGACAACACCATTGGTGTGCACCATGATCATTATCTCACATACCACCTTGACCTTGACATTGATGGGGAAGCCAACTCATTTATGAAGACCAATTTGGAGAGCGTGAGAGTAACGGATGACAATTCACCAAGGAAAAGTTACTGGACTGTGGTGCGTGAAACTGCTAAGACAGAGGGTGATGCTCGAATCAAACTTGGTTTGAAGGCATCTGAACTAGCAATTGTAAATCccaataagaaaacaaaggCTGGAAACAAGATGGGGTACCGTTTGTTCCCAGGCACAGTGGCTCACCCACTTTTGCTGAGTGATGACTATCCACAAATTAGAGGTGCCTTCATCAATTATAATGTGTTTGTGACACCATATAACAAGTCTGAGAAATGGGCAGGGGGGCTATATGCTGATCAGAGCAGAGGAGAAGACACTTTAGCTGTTTGGAGTCTGAG GAATAGGAGCATTGAAAATAAGGACATAGTTCTGTGGCATACTGTGGGGATTCATCATGTGCCTTGTCAGGAAGATTATCCTATTATGCCTACACTCAGTGGTGGATTTGAGATAAGGCCAACCAATTTCTTTGAGATAAATCCGGTGCTtaaagccaaaacaccaaaaccTGTGCGTTTGCCCAAGTGCAATTCTCAACCTTAG